In Capsicum annuum cultivar UCD-10X-F1 chromosome 7, UCD10Xv1.1, whole genome shotgun sequence, one genomic interval encodes:
- the LOC107878106 gene encoding SNF1-related protein kinase regulatory subunit beta-2 isoform X1 codes for MVMGNVSGKKEEITGESSGIKNQEHEEEEYMEYCLFPDSMVQSPPHSPKPYHHSPLAFTPQAPILPLQRPDEILMQNRSGSIVPKTMEYGDMPSENGIPTMITWSHGGHEVAIEGSWDGWKIKDFLQRTDKDFTVMKVLPSGVYHYRFIVDGQWRYAPDFPCERDDSGNMFNVLDLQDIIPEVLNNTSWSEAPPSPESSYNSAPFSSEDFNEKLPDLPPLLQQTPLDQPSSSASSMETFQKPLPAVLNHLYIQKARSSQSMAVLSSTHRFRTKYVTAVLYKSLKNLKK; via the exons ATGG TAATGGGGAATGTGAGTGGgaagaaagaagaaataactgGAGAGAGTTCTGGAATCAAGAATCAAGAACATGAAGAGGAGGAATATATGGAGTATTGCCTGTTCCCAGATTCCATGGTTCAGTCCCCTCCTCATAGCCCTAAACCTTATCATCACTCTCCTTTGGCTTTCACTCCACAG GCTCCAATTCTCCCCTTACAAAGGCCTGATGAGATATTAATGCAAAACCGAAGTGGTAGCATAGTGCCAAAGACAATGGAGTATGGGGACATGCCTTCTGAAAATGGGATACCAACAATGATCACATGGAGTCATGGCGGACACGAAGTTGCTATTGAGGGATCATGGGATGGCTGGAAGATAAA AGACTTCCTACAAAGAACAGACAAGGACTTCACTGTCATGAAGGTGTTGCCATCAGGTGTGTATCATTACCGCTTCATTGTAGATGGACAATGGAGATATGCTCCAGATTTTCCATGTGAACGAGATGATTCGGGAAATATGTTCAATGTCTTGGACTTGCAG GATATTATTCCAGAGGTCCTGAATAACACCAGTTGGTCAGAAGCACCTCCTTCCCCTGAATCAAGCTATAACAGTGCACCTTTCAGTTCAGAAGATTTTAACGAAAAACTACCTGATTTGCCTCCTCTATTACAACAGACACCCCTGGACCAACCGTCTTCATCTGCTAGTAGCATGGAGACATTTCAGAAGCCATTACCAGCAGTATTGAACCATCTTTACATACAGAAAGCCCGTAGCAGTCAATCAATGGCTGTACTAAGTTCAACACATAGATTTCGCACCAAATATGTGACAGCAGTACTCTATAAGTCCTTGAAAAACTTAAAGAAGTGA
- the LOC107878106 gene encoding SNF1-related protein kinase regulatory subunit beta-2 isoform X2 has translation MGNVSGKKEEITGESSGIKNQEHEEEEYMEYCLFPDSMVQSPPHSPKPYHHSPLAFTPQAPILPLQRPDEILMQNRSGSIVPKTMEYGDMPSENGIPTMITWSHGGHEVAIEGSWDGWKIKDFLQRTDKDFTVMKVLPSGVYHYRFIVDGQWRYAPDFPCERDDSGNMFNVLDLQDIIPEVLNNTSWSEAPPSPESSYNSAPFSSEDFNEKLPDLPPLLQQTPLDQPSSSASSMETFQKPLPAVLNHLYIQKARSSQSMAVLSSTHRFRTKYVTAVLYKSLKNLKK, from the exons ATGGGGAATGTGAGTGGgaagaaagaagaaataactgGAGAGAGTTCTGGAATCAAGAATCAAGAACATGAAGAGGAGGAATATATGGAGTATTGCCTGTTCCCAGATTCCATGGTTCAGTCCCCTCCTCATAGCCCTAAACCTTATCATCACTCTCCTTTGGCTTTCACTCCACAG GCTCCAATTCTCCCCTTACAAAGGCCTGATGAGATATTAATGCAAAACCGAAGTGGTAGCATAGTGCCAAAGACAATGGAGTATGGGGACATGCCTTCTGAAAATGGGATACCAACAATGATCACATGGAGTCATGGCGGACACGAAGTTGCTATTGAGGGATCATGGGATGGCTGGAAGATAAA AGACTTCCTACAAAGAACAGACAAGGACTTCACTGTCATGAAGGTGTTGCCATCAGGTGTGTATCATTACCGCTTCATTGTAGATGGACAATGGAGATATGCTCCAGATTTTCCATGTGAACGAGATGATTCGGGAAATATGTTCAATGTCTTGGACTTGCAG GATATTATTCCAGAGGTCCTGAATAACACCAGTTGGTCAGAAGCACCTCCTTCCCCTGAATCAAGCTATAACAGTGCACCTTTCAGTTCAGAAGATTTTAACGAAAAACTACCTGATTTGCCTCCTCTATTACAACAGACACCCCTGGACCAACCGTCTTCATCTGCTAGTAGCATGGAGACATTTCAGAAGCCATTACCAGCAGTATTGAACCATCTTTACATACAGAAAGCCCGTAGCAGTCAATCAATGGCTGTACTAAGTTCAACACATAGATTTCGCACCAAATATGTGACAGCAGTACTCTATAAGTCCTTGAAAAACTTAAAGAAGTGA